The following coding sequences are from one Haliotis asinina isolate JCU_RB_2024 chromosome 3, JCU_Hal_asi_v2, whole genome shotgun sequence window:
- the LOC137278793 gene encoding shematrin-like protein 1, with the protein MMKIIALVACLAVTAFAEPLSYGMTGLYGKAALYSGYGLGGVYGGYGVPGLYPGYGIGGVYGGQGIGGVYGGYGLGGVFGGYGLPGVYGGIGALGKGVGYGYY; encoded by the exons ATGATGAAAATTATCGCCCTTGTTGCCTGTTTGGCTGTGACTGCCTTTGCTGAGCCTTTGAGCTATGGCATGACTGGACTGTATGGAAAGGCTGCCCTTTACAGTGGCTACGGATTGGGAGGTGTGTACGGAGGTTATGGAGTGCCAGGTCTGTACCCAGGCTATGGAATTGGAGGTGTGTACGGAGGCCAGGGAATTGGCGGTGTGTACGGAGGCTACGGCCTTGGTGGTGTATTTGGAGGCTACGGACTGCCAGGAGTGTACGGAGGAATTGGAGCTTTGGGAAAAG GTGTTGGATATGGCTACTACTAA